In Daucus carota subsp. sativus chromosome 4, DH1 v3.0, whole genome shotgun sequence, one DNA window encodes the following:
- the LOC108218431 gene encoding probable zinc metalloprotease EGY1, chloroplastic, whose protein sequence is MGTLTSCSLGTLNLNFYTRPKGIISSNSITILGSKAKASSLNHCFMCRQNRLFPQKGFVGDTFKTFNSSNDGNNSVSDDGEDGKLNKDSNLATVESSKVEQEERDNGIKEDKASVSFSSGPPNFVGPSYNSFQVDSFKLMELLGPEKVDPADVKLIKEKLFGYSTFWVTKEEPFGDLGEGVLFLGNLRGNREEVFAKLQSQLAEIMGDKYNLFMVEEPNSEGPDPRGGPRISFGMLRKDVSEPGPTTLWQYVIALLLFLLTIGSSVELGIASQINRLPPEIVKYFTDPDAIEPPDMQLLFPFVESALPLAYGVLGIQIFHEVGHFLAAFPKNVKLSIPFFIPNITLGSFGAITQFKSILPDRKTQVDISLAGPFAGAVLSFSMFAVGLLLSSNPDAARDMVQVPSMLFQGSLLLGLISRASLGYATMHAATVPIHPLVIAGWCGLTTSALNMLPIGCLDGGRAVQGAFGKNSLVGFGLATYCLLGLGVLGGPLSLPWGLYVLICQRTPEKPCLNDVSEVGTWRQTVLAIFIFLVALTLLPVWDELAEELGIGLVTTF, encoded by the exons ATGGGAACTCTTACAAGCTGCAGTCTGGGCACATTAAATTTGAACTTCTACACAAGACCAAAGGGCATAATTTCTAGTAATTCTATTACAATCTTGGGAAGCAAAGCAAAAGCTTCCTCGTTGAATCATTGTTTTATGTGCCGACAAAATAGATTGTTTCCCCAAAAGGGTTTTGTTGGTGATACATTTAAGACGTTTAATTCTAGTAATGATGGTAATAATAGTGTTAGTGATGATGGTGAAGATGGGAAGTTGAATAAAGATTCGAACTTGGCGACTGTGGAGTCGAGTAAAGTGGAGCAGGAGGAGAGGGACAATGGGATTAAAGAAGATAAAGCATCCGTGTCATTTTCTTCAGGG CCACCAAATTTTGTGGGGCCATCCTACAATAGTTTTCAAGTTGACTCTTTCAAATTGATGGAATTGCTGGGACCAGAAAAGGTTGATCCTGCTGATGTGAAGCTTATTAAGGAAAAGCTTTTTGGATATTCCACCTTCTGGGTGACCAAAGAAGAGCCATTTGGAGACCTTGGCGAGGGTGTTCTTTTTCTTGGCAATCTTAGAGGCAACAGGGAAGAAGTATTTGCAAAACTCCAGAGTCAGCTTGCAGAAATTATGGGCGACAAGTATAACTTATTTATGGTGGAGGAACCTAATTCAGAAGGTCCAGATCCACGCGGTGGGCCACGAATTAGCTTTGGTATGTTGCGAAAAGATGTTTCCGAACCAGGGCCAACAACACTATGGCAGTATGTCATTGCGCTCCTATTGTTCCTACTCACGATAGGTTCCTCTGTGGAGCTTGGAATTGCATCTCAA ATTAATCGGCTTCCACCGGAGATAGTTAAGTACTTCACAGATCCCGATGCCATTGAACCACCAGATATGCAGCTTTTATTCCCTTTTGTAGAGTCTGCTCTACCCCTGGCATATGGAGTGTTGGGGATTCAGATATTTCAC GAAGTAGGACATTTTCTTGCAGCATTCCCAAAAAATGTGAAATTGAGTATCCCTTTCTTTATCCCTAATATTACTCTCGGAAGCTTTGGAGCAATAACTCAG TTCAAATCTATTCTTCCTGATCGAAAGACACAAGTCGACATTTCATTAGCAGGGCCATTTGCGGGTGCGGTTCTCTCATTTTCAATGTTTGCTGTTGGACTGCTGCTTTCATCAAATCCAGATGCAGCACGAGATATGGTTCAAGTTCCCAGCATGCTTTTCCAAGGGTCTTTGCTACTTGGTCTCATTAGCAGAGCTAGTCTTGGTTATGC AACAATGCATGCGGCTACAGTTCCAATCCATCCTCTCGTTATTGCAGGCTG GTGTGGTTTAACTACATCAGCTCTTAATATGCTTCCTATTGGGTGCCTTGACGGTGGAAGGGCTGTGCAG GGAGCTTTTGGCAAAAATTCTCTGGTTGGATTTGGTTTAGCCACTTATTGTTTGCTTGGATTGGGAGTG CTTGGTGGGCCATTATCACTTCCTTGGGGTTTGTACGTGCTTATCTGTCAG AGGACACCAGAGAAACCATGTCTGAATGATGTTTCAGAGGTCGGGACTTGGAGGCAAACGGTGCTTGCAATCTTCATTTTCCTTGTTGCATTGACACTTCTTCCTGTATGGGATGAGCTTGCGGAGGAGCTGGGTATAGGTTTGGTAACAACATTTTGA
- the LOC108218432 gene encoding histone-lysine N-methyltransferase SUVR3 isoform X1, with protein MKEKVCKIDESQKAYASLFHCAHIIFPWLDPTELASISSTCKTLNSIAKSITTARISDASRTFENLPIPFVNTVDDQPYAYFNYTPTQTLAFNPSFSGRQPWGGNRVTRPGLFVDTVVVRDACGCGCERCDVELECPCREMSAPELSRECGPSCKCELECGNRLTQKGIDVKVKIVKDERKGWGLFSNQVIKQGNFVCEYAGELLTTKEARLRQQTYDKLAQGGKFFPALLVVREHLPSGNACMRINIDATRVGNFARFINHSCDGGNLSTVLVRSSGALLPRLCFFASKDILEGEELTFSYGDIRLNKKGLQCFCGSSCCVGILPSEQT; from the exons ATGAAGGAAAAGGTTTGCAAAATAGATGAAAGCCAAAAAGCATACGCTTCTTTGTTTCACTGCGCCCATATCATTTTCCCATGGCTGGACCCCACAGAGCTCGCCTCGATTTCCTCAACCTgcaaaaccctaaattcaatCGCAAAATCCATAACTACCGCCCGAATCTCCGACGCTTCTAGAACATTCGAGAACCTCCCAATCCCCTTCGTCAACACCGTCGATGACCAGCCTTACGCCTACTTCAATTACACTCCCACCCAAACCCTAGCTTTTAATCCCTCTTTTTCGGGGCGCCAGCCATGGGGCGGGAACCGGGTGACCCGACCCGGTTTGTTTGTGGATACTGTTGTTGTGAGGGATGCGTGCGGGTGTGGATGTGAGAGGTGTGATGTGGAATTGGAGTGCCCGTGTAGGGAAATGAGTGCGCCGGAGCTGAGTCGAGAATGCGGACCGAGTTGTAAGTGTGAGTTGGAGTGTGGGAATCGGTTGACTCAGAAGGGAATTGATGTCAAGGTTAAGATTGTGAAAGACGAAAGAAAGGGCTGGGGTTTGTTTTCGAATCAAGTTATTAAACAAGGGAACTTCGTATGTGAGTATGCAG GTGAACTTCTGACAACAAAAGAAGCAAGATTGAGGCAACAAACATACGACAAACTTGCACAGGGCGGTAAGTTTTTTCCAGCTCTTCTAGTTGTGAGGGAGCATCTTCCATCCGGAAATGCTTGTATGAGGATCAATATTGATGCCACAAGGGTAGGCAATTTCGCGAGGTTCATCAACCATTCTTGTGACGGAGGAAATCTTTCAACAGTTTTAGTGCGAAGTTCAGGAGCTTTGCTACCACGGCTTTGCTTTTTTGCATCCAAGGACATACTAGAAGGTGAAGAGCTTACTTTCAGTTATGGGGATATAAGACTTAACAAGAAAGGCTTGCAGTGTTTTTGTGGTAGCTCCTGTTGTGTCGGAATCCTGCCTTCCGAGCAAACATGA
- the LOC108216721 gene encoding uncharacterized protein LOC108216721, protein MAEKQEQEDSKNESKPSFIEVVCKSSGKVRRFAPGTDAAFAVSLINKKLLLDGVSSRPQLASHIEAVKPGNDSEEPISFGPTAPLVNYGPPWVLHTVVAQSHKLKTTVKDSEGSRSAETESKLPLLYIAKIVLALLIVFAIGTILMLFLENLPALLLYIQYNM, encoded by the exons ATGGCGGAGAAGCAAGAACAAGAAGATTCGAAGAACGAGTCTAAACCATCT TTTATTGAGGTTGTGTGCAAGAGCTCAGGGAAAGTGAGAAGGTTTGCGCCTGGAACTGATGCCGCTTTTGCGGTGAGTCTAATTAACAAAAAGCTGCTTCTTGATGGTGTCAGCAGCCGCCCGCAGCTTGCCTCGCATATCGAAGCTGTTAAGCCCGGGAATGATTCGGAGGAGCCTATCAGTTTTGGCCCGACTGCGCCTCTTGTCAATTATGGCCCTCCTTGGGTTTTGCACACTGTTGTTGCTCAATCACACAAACTGAAAACAACTGTGAAG GACAGTGAAGGCTCCCGTTCTGCAGAGACGGAATCAAAGCTACCACTTTTGTATATTGCAAAGATAGTTCTTGCTCTTCTTATAGTTTTTGCCATCGGGACGATATTGATGCTATTTCTTGAGAACCTTCCCGCTTTGCTCTTGTATATTCAGTATAACATGTGA
- the LOC108218433 gene encoding LOB domain-containing protein 20: protein MAELQSESPSDSRRKGGNTGKRVVEVAASGSAAPCGACKFLRRKCVSGCIFAPHFGTDQGAARFAAVHKVFGASNVSKLLLNIPMNRRHDAVVTISYEAQARLSDPVYGCVSTILALQQQVAALKAELALVQTQLINSQVAVANAFQSAQQQQQQHQHQNISIMQPAYSNNSSASNNFINLRSFNPGLELVGETTVPTTQSFEPLQLSQPPQDELEEDGDENHDPSLAVANQMIHSA from the exons ATGGCGGAGCTACAGAGTGAGTCCCCCTCTGACAGCCGTCGCAAGGGCGGGAACACAGGGAAACGTGTGGTTGAGGTAGCCGCGAGTGGCAGTGCAGCTCCTTGTGGAGCATGCAAGTTTTTGAGGAGGAAGTGTGTGAGTGGATGCATCTTTGCTCCGCATTTTGGGACAGACCAGGGAGCAGCTAGGTTCGCAGCAGTGCATAAGGTGTTCGGGGCAAGCAATGTGTCGAAGCTGCTGCTGAATATTCCTATGAACCGCAGGCATGATGCAGTGGTCACTATATCATATGAAGCTCAAGCCAGGTTGTCTGATCCTGTCTATGGCTGTGTCTCCACTATACTTGCTTTGCAGCAACAG GTGGCAGCTTTAAAAGCTGAGCTGGCGCTGGTTCAAACCCAGTTAATAAACAGTCAGGTGGCGGTAGCGAATGCTTTTCAAAGCGCACAgcaacaacagcagcaacacCAGCACCAGAACATTTCCATCATGCAGCCAGCATACTCCAACAACTCCTCCGCTTCCAACAACTTCATTAACTTGAGAAGCTTCAACCCTGGGTTGGAACTCGTAGGCGAAACTACGGTACCCACCACCCAAAGTTttgagcctcttcaactttcccaGCCGCCCCAAGATGAGTTGGAGGAAGATGGGGATGAAAATCATGATCCATCACTGGCGGTTGCAAATCAGATGATTCACTCTGCGTAG
- the LOC108219374 gene encoding cationic amino acid transporter 4, vacuolar, whose translation MQRGGRNGDYHSGFRCLIRRKKADSNDNQGGQQLARTLTAFDLIAIGIGSTIGAGVYILVGTVAREYTGPAIAISFLIAGIAAGLSAFCYAELACRCPSAGSAYHYSYICVGEGVAWLIGWSMILEFTLGGAAVARGISPNVALFFGGMDKLPAFLGRLNIYGTVVDPCAAILVLLVTGLLCTGIKESSLVQATVTTINIVALVFILIAGGIVGFRTGWKGYQISSGYFPFGINGILSGSAAVFFSYVGFDAVTSTAEEVKNPNRDMPLGIGMSVATCCIFYMLVSSVVVGLVPYNELDPDTPISSAFASYGMGWAVYIISTGTVTSLCAALMGAILPQPRILMAMARDGLLPSFLSHINKRTQVPVKGTILTGIFIAALSFLMDVSELAGMVSVGTLLGFTAVAVSVLILRYVPPGEVSVPSTVSEYDVSVSLPLSTETQDIYGENPEDSVRHPLIDKGVSQNGSSELLRRRIASWSIALVCIGALVLSSAASAKDLHSIPRYTCCTIGGALLLCCLTALTFIKQYDDIQISGQTIGFKCPYVPFLPVVCILINTYLLINLGASTWTRVSVWLLAGALLYLFYGRKHSLLSGAILVPSADPFNTSAAHPRTD comes from the exons ATGCAAAGGGGTGGGAGGAATGGGGATTATCACTCTGGATTTAGATGCTTAATAAGGAGAAAGAAGGCTGATTCTAATGATAACCAGGGTGGTCAGCAGCTCGCCAGAACACTCACTGCTTTCGACCTCATTGCTATTG GTATCGGATCAACTATTGGAGCTGGTGTTTACATTCTTGTTGGAACAGTTGCTAGAGAGTATACAGGACCTGCTATTGCTATTTCTTTTCTTATAGCTGGAATTGCAGCTGGACTTTCAGCATTTTGTTATGCGGAGCTGGCTTGTCGCTGCCCATCGGCTGGGAGCGCTTATCATTATTCTTATATTTGTGTTGGAGAAGG TGTTGCTTGGTTGATTGGTTGGTCTATGATATTGGAATTTACGCTTGGCGGCGCAGCTGTTGCTCGTGGGATATCTCCAAATGTG GCATTGTTCTTTGGAGGAATGGATAAGTTGCCTGCATTTTTAGGCCGTCTTAACATTTATGGCACAGTAGTAGATCCGTGTGCAGCAATTTTGGTTCTACTTGTAACAGGACTCCTCTGCACTGGAATCAAGGAG AGTTCACTGGTTCAGGCCACTGTTACAACTATAAACATTGTTGCCTTAGTTTTCATCCTTATAGCTGGTGGAATTGTTGGTTTTAGAACCGGATGGAAAGGATACCAAATCTCTAGCGG GTATTTTCCTTTTGGCATCAATGGGATTCTTTCTGGATCTGCAGCAGTGTTCTTTTCCTATGTTGGATTTGATGCAGTAACCAGCACAGCTGAGGAG GTGAAGAATCCTAATCGAGATATGCCACTTGGTATAGGCATGTCAGTGGCTACCTGTTGCATTTTCTATATGCTTGTATCTTCTGTGGTAGTTGGTTTAGTGCCATACAATGAATTAGATCCAGACACCCCTATCTCGTCAGCTTTTGCTAGCTATGGGATGGGTTGGGCAGT ATACATAATATCAACAGGAACTGTTACTTCTCTTTGTGCTGCTTTAATGGGTGCAATTCTTCCCCAG CCCCGCATATTAATGGCAATGGCTAGAGATGGGTTGTTACCATCATTCCTTTCACACATTAACAAACGCACCCAAGTTCCGGTCAAGGGCACAATATTGACTGGCATCTTTATTGCAGCCCTATCATTTCTTATGGATGTTTCAGAATTGGCAGGAATG GTTAGTGTAGGTACACTACTAGGATTCACCGCTGTTGCAGTTTCAGTGTTAATATTAAGATACGTTCCGCCAGGCGAAGTATCTGTACCATCAACAGTCTCAGAATATGATGTTTCTGTCTCATTACCATTGAGCACTGAAACCCAAGATATATATGGGGAAAATCCTGAAGATTCTGTTAGACATCCTCTCATAGATAAAGGAGTTTcccaaa ATGGAAGTAGTGAACTGTTAAGAAGAAGAATAGCTTCTTGGAGCATAGCCCTTGTCTGTATAGGGGCTCTTGTTCTCTCATCTGCAGCTTCAGCTAAAGATCTTCACAG CATTCCTCGCTATACCTGTTGCACAATAGGAGGTGCTCTTCTGCTGTGCTGTCTGACTGCATTGACCTTTATCAAGCAATATGATGACATACAAATTTCAGGGCAAACCATTG GTTTCAAGTGTCCATATGTTCCTTTCTTACCGGTTGTCTGCATTCTTATAAACACATACCTACTGATAAATCTGGG GGCTAGCACATGGACTCGGGTTAGTGTATGGCTTCTAGCAGGAGCATTGCTCTATCTATTCTACGGTAGGAAGCACAGCTTATTATCAGGCGCTATTTTGGTTCCAAGTGCAGACCCTTTCAATACATCTGCTGCTCATCCAAGAACTGATTAG
- the LOC108216068 gene encoding replication factor C subunit 3 — protein MLWVDKYRPRSLDKVIVHQDVAQNLKKLVSEQDCPHLLFYGPSGAGKKTLIMALLRQMFGASVEKVKVENKNWKVDAGSRTLDLELTTLSSTHHVELNPSDAGFQDRYIVQEIIKEMAKNRPIDTKGKKGFKVLVLNEVDKLSREAQHSLRRTMEKYSASCRLILCCNSSSKVTEAVRSRCLNVRINAPKEEEIVDVLEFIGRKEGLQLPSGFAARIAEKSNRSLRRAILSFETCRVQQYPFTNNQLIPAMDWEVYVLEIASDIMKEQSPKRLFQVRGKVYELLSNCIPPEIILKRLLFELLKKLDSELKHEVCHWAAYYEHRMRLGQKAIFHIEAFVAKFMSIYKGFLISTFG, from the exons ATGTTGTGGGTAGACAAGTACAGACCAAGATCCCTCGACAAAGTCATCGTTCACCAAGATGTCGCTCAAAATCTCAAGAAACTG GTTTCGGAGCAAGATTGCCCCCATTTGCTGTTTTATGGTCCTTCCGGGGCGGGGAAGAAAACCCTAATTATGGCGTTGCTGAGACAGATGTTCGGGGCCAGTGTCGAAAAG GTCAAGGTTGAGAACAAGAATTGGAAAGTTGAT gcTGGAAGCAGAACTCTTGATCTAGAGCTTACAACATTATCCAGTACCCACCACGTGGAACTAAACCCCAGTGATGCAGGCTTCCAGGACAGATACATTGTTCAAGAGATAATCAAGGAAATGGCAAAGAACAGACCGATTGACACGAAAGGAAAGAAAGGATTTAAAG TACTGGTGCTTAATGAGGTTGACAAGCTCTCAAGAGAAGCACAGCATTCTCTACGAAGAACAATGGAGAAATACAGTGCATCATGCCGCCTTATACTGTGCTGCAACAGCTCTTCAAAGGTCACCGAAGCAGTTCGTTCTCGTTGTTTGAATGTACGAATTAATGCTCCAAAGGAAGAAGAG ATTGTAGACGTTTTAGAATTCATCGGCAGGAAAGAGGGGCTGCAACTTCCGTCTGGATTTGCTGCTCGCATTGCAGAGAAGTCAAATCGAAGTTTAAGGAGGGCTATATTATCATTTGAGACATGCCGAGTCCAACA GTATCCATTTACGAACAATCAGTTAATACCTGCAATGGATTGGGAGGTATATGTACTGGAGATAGCATCAGATATTATGAAGGAGCAGAGCCCTAAAAG GTTGTTCCAGGTTCGTGGGAAGGTGTATGAGCTTTTAAGTAACTGTATTCCTccagaaattattttaaag AGGCTGCTTTTTGAGTTATTGAAAAAATTGGATTCTGAACTAAAGCATGAAGTTTGTCACTGGGCTGCATATTAT GAACACAGGATGCGTCTCGGACAGAAAGCCATATTTCACATTGAAG CATTTGTCGCCAAGTTCATGAGCATCTACAAAGGCTTCCTCATCTCAACATTTGGATAA
- the LOC108218432 gene encoding histone-lysine N-methyltransferase SUVR3 isoform X2 encodes MKEKVCKIDESQKAYASLFHCAHIIFPWLDPTELASISSTCKTLNSIAKSITTARISDASRTFENLPIPFVNTVDDQPYAYFNYTPTQTLAFNPSFSGRQPWGGNRVTRPGLFVDTVVVRDACGCGCERCDVELECPCREMSAPELSRECGPSCKCELECGNRLTQKGIDVKVKIVKDERKGWGLFSNQVIKQGNFVCELLTTKEARLRQQTYDKLAQGGKFFPALLVVREHLPSGNACMRINIDATRVGNFARFINHSCDGGNLSTVLVRSSGALLPRLCFFASKDILEGEELTFSYGDIRLNKKGLQCFCGSSCCVGILPSEQT; translated from the exons ATGAAGGAAAAGGTTTGCAAAATAGATGAAAGCCAAAAAGCATACGCTTCTTTGTTTCACTGCGCCCATATCATTTTCCCATGGCTGGACCCCACAGAGCTCGCCTCGATTTCCTCAACCTgcaaaaccctaaattcaatCGCAAAATCCATAACTACCGCCCGAATCTCCGACGCTTCTAGAACATTCGAGAACCTCCCAATCCCCTTCGTCAACACCGTCGATGACCAGCCTTACGCCTACTTCAATTACACTCCCACCCAAACCCTAGCTTTTAATCCCTCTTTTTCGGGGCGCCAGCCATGGGGCGGGAACCGGGTGACCCGACCCGGTTTGTTTGTGGATACTGTTGTTGTGAGGGATGCGTGCGGGTGTGGATGTGAGAGGTGTGATGTGGAATTGGAGTGCCCGTGTAGGGAAATGAGTGCGCCGGAGCTGAGTCGAGAATGCGGACCGAGTTGTAAGTGTGAGTTGGAGTGTGGGAATCGGTTGACTCAGAAGGGAATTGATGTCAAGGTTAAGATTGTGAAAGACGAAAGAAAGGGCTGGGGTTTGTTTTCGAATCAAGTTATTAAACAAGGGAACTTCGTAT GTGAACTTCTGACAACAAAAGAAGCAAGATTGAGGCAACAAACATACGACAAACTTGCACAGGGCGGTAAGTTTTTTCCAGCTCTTCTAGTTGTGAGGGAGCATCTTCCATCCGGAAATGCTTGTATGAGGATCAATATTGATGCCACAAGGGTAGGCAATTTCGCGAGGTTCATCAACCATTCTTGTGACGGAGGAAATCTTTCAACAGTTTTAGTGCGAAGTTCAGGAGCTTTGCTACCACGGCTTTGCTTTTTTGCATCCAAGGACATACTAGAAGGTGAAGAGCTTACTTTCAGTTATGGGGATATAAGACTTAACAAGAAAGGCTTGCAGTGTTTTTGTGGTAGCTCCTGTTGTGTCGGAATCCTGCCTTCCGAGCAAACATGA
- the LOC108215999 gene encoding cation/calcium exchanger 1, translated as MKHSLFFHTSFIFLISCYLTTNFHVSANHTSPAILARSSNLRVVQDDGCSGLQNYTDYESKCVYIRSNKSCKPKGYINSLEIFYCSCGKFPILGYFILLLWLVLLFYLLANTASEYFCPVVESLSKILNLSPTIAGTTLLPLGNGAPDVIASIVSFTRSGDGDVGLNSVLGGAFVISSIVVGVISILIKPNQIIVDKPSFIRDVLFLLFSLISLIVIIVVGRINLWVAICFASIYVVYISVVCTMHFSSSEQENFAVDRNDLSEIRIPLLGYVDEEKCNLAPKNGLEDSDEKQMSRWCCKQESLCHYLRLFLYVVDLPLQLPRRLTIPMVGEERWSKPFAVLSVIFAPILLAALWNSQREDMNSKAKLAIYVSSFVVGMVLGNIAFVTTKTSRPPKNCLLPWLAGRFVMSITWTYIIAEELVSLLVSLGNIMGISPSILGVTVLAWGNSVGDLIANVAMALHGGPDGAQIAISGCYAGPVFNTLVGLGMSLVFASWSEFPKSYIIPVDSSLYETIGFLMCGLLWALVVLPRNDMRPDRILGGGLLAIYFCFMFLKVAGGLGLLKPNSP; from the coding sequence ATGAAACATTCTCTCTTCTTTCACACATCCTTCATTTTCTTAATATCATGTTATCTAACTACCAACTTCCATGTTTCTGCCAATCATACATCACCTGCAATTCTTGCAAGATCTTCGAATCTTCGCGTAGTCCAAGATGATGGCTGCTCTGGTCTCCAGAACTACACTGACTATGAGTCCAAGTGTGTGTACATAAGATCAAACAAATCATGCAAGCCAAAAGGTTACATAAACAGCCTTGAAATCTTCTACTGCAGCTGTGGGAAGTTCCCAATATTGGGTTATTTTATTCTTCTGCTCTGGcttgttttgttgttttatcTGCTGGCTAATACAGCTTCAGAGTACTTCTGTCCTGTGGTTGAAAGTCTGTCAAAAATCCTTAATCTTTCTCCAACTATAGCTGGTACTACTCTGCTTCCTCTGGGAAATGGTGCTCCTGATGTTATTGCTAGTATTGTCTCTTTTACGCGATCCGGTGATGGTGATGTTGGCCTCAACAGTGTCTTGGGTGGGGCTTTTGTCATCTCCAGTATTGTGGTTGGAGTTATAAGCATACTAATTAAGCCTAATCAAATTATTGTTGATAAGCCCAGCTTTATAAGAGATGTATTATTTTTACTCTTCTCTCTTATTTCTCTCATAGTGATTATAGTTGTTGGAAGAATCAATTTATGGGTTGCAATATGTTTTGCTTCGATATATGTTGTGTACATATCTGTGGTCTGTACCATGCATTTCTCCAGCAGTGAGCAAGAAAATTTCGCAGTTGACAGGAATGATCTCAGTGAGATCAGAATACCTCTGTTAGGTTATGTCGACGAGGAAAAATGCAACTTGGCTCCAAAAAATGGATTAGAAGATTCAGATGAGAAACAAATGTCAAGGTGGTGCTGCAAACAAGAATCTTTATGCCACTACTTAAGGCTATTTCTTTATGTTGTGGATTTGCCCCTGCAATTGCCAAGAAGACTTACCATACCCATGGTTGGTGAAGAAAGATGGTCCAAGCCCTTTGCTGTTTTATCAGTCATCTTTGCTCCAATTCTCTTGGCAGCCCTTTGGAATAGCCAACGCGAAGATATGAATTCCAAAGCTAAACTAGCTATTTATGTATCATCTTTTGTAGTTGGGATGGTTTTGGGTAACATTGCATTTGTGACTACCAAAACATCGAGGCCTCCAAAAAATTGTCTGCTACCCTGGCTTGCAGGTAGATTTGTGATGAGCATAACTTGGACTTATATTATTGCCGAAGAGCTGGTGTCATTATTGGTTTCACTGGGGAACATAATGGGCATAAGCCCTTCAATTCTTGGAGTCACTGTCCTAGCTTGGGGGAACTCAGTCGGAGACTTGATAGCCAATGTTGCCATGGCACTACATGGCGGTCCAGATGGGGCTCAAATTGCGATCTCAGGTTGTTATGCTGGACCAGTTTTCAATACATTGGTTGGCCTAGGGATGTCACTTGTATTTGCTTCCTGGTCCGAATTTCCAAAATCTTACATAATTCCTGTAGATTCTTCTTTATACGAAACCATTGGGTTCTTGATGTGTGGCTTACTTTGGGCACTTGTAGTACTCCCAAGGAATGATATGAGGCCAGATCGTATTCTCGGAGGTGGCCTTCTGGCCATATACTTCTGCTTCATGTTCTTAAAAGTTGCAGGAGGTCTCGGATTACTGAAGCCTAATAGCCCTTAG